The proteins below come from a single Oscillospiraceae bacterium genomic window:
- a CDS encoding transposase, whose amino-acid sequence MSRRRNKYYDRKLKLQAVQDYFGGGGSLRTICKKHGIKDKKQLRNRIKWYNGHKEIKERRAAGTEIYMTKGRKTTEKVRTNSRFSSALAFLSSIMLHCSVVAALLP is encoded by the coding sequence ATGTCAAGAAGAAGGAACAAGTACTACGACAGGAAGCTAAAGCTGCAAGCAGTGCAGGATTATTTTGGAGGCGGTGGCAGTTTACGGACTATTTGCAAAAAACACGGGATCAAAGACAAAAAGCAGCTGCGGAACCGGATAAAGTGGTATAATGGTCATAAAGAAATCAAGGAGAGGCGAGCAGCCGGAACGGAGATTTATATGACCAAGGGCAGAAAGACAACAGAAAAGGTCCGCACGAACTCCCGTTTTTCCTCTGCGCTGGCATTTTTGAGCAGCATTATGCTTCATTGCTCTGTGGTTGCTGCGTTGCTTCCGTAA
- a CDS encoding MFS transporter: MPHDPVGRSDRLFLVCTGEQHKIICFAKLWRQAATHEWITPKGTDDERYSLRELFQFLRFKPVWTHFLTILLSTVGTSLSSGTGTFFYTYIMKDLKLMSGVSVVSLVITLLGMAVAPVLANKVGKKNVFLAGIIVAVGGSLIRFIDVRSLLLIYLGAVFAGIGGGFIGPLAYGIQADNTMYVQYKTGKRAEAAVASLSSFVSKAAQGVAGAIPGYMLAATGFIGGAAQQPQSVEGGIIFCSIMLPLILCAAAGLVFGTLYPLGKKEVDEITLAIEQGVSTK; the protein is encoded by the coding sequence TTGCCGCATGATCCCGTTGGACGATCTGATCGGCTGTTTCTCGTTTGTACGGGAGAACAGCATAAAATCATTTGTTTTGCTAAACTTTGGAGGCAAGCTGCAACACATGAATGGATAACGCCCAAAGGCACCGACGACGAACGGTATAGCCTGCGGGAATTGTTTCAGTTCCTTCGCTTCAAGCCAGTCTGGACGCACTTCCTCACGATTCTGCTATCCACGGTCGGCACCTCCCTTAGCAGTGGCACCGGCACCTTTTTCTACACTTATATTATGAAGGATCTTAAACTGATGTCAGGTGTTTCGGTTGTTTCCCTTGTGATTACTCTGCTCGGCATGGCTGTGGCACCTGTTTTGGCAAACAAAGTCGGAAAGAAAAACGTTTTTCTCGCGGGGATCATCGTTGCCGTAGGTGGGTCACTGATCCGGTTTATAGATGTCCGGTCTCTGCTGCTGATCTATTTGGGCGCTGTTTTCGCCGGGATCGGTGGGGGTTTTATCGGACCCCTTGCCTACGGCATTCAGGCCGACAACACGATGTATGTGCAATATAAAACCGGCAAACGAGCCGAAGCCGCCGTCGCATCCCTGTCCTCTTTTGTCTCCAAAGCCGCCCAAGGCGTTGCGGGGGCAATCCCTGGATATATGTTGGCGGCAACAGGATTTATTGGAGGAGCAGCGCAACAACCGCAGAGCGTCGAAGGCGGCATCATCTTCTGTTCCATCATGCTTCCGCTGATTCTGTGCGCTGCTGCCGGGCTGGTTTTTGGGACCTTGTACCCTCTTGGAAAAAAAGAAGTCGATGAAATAACTCTGGCGATTGAACAGGGTGTCTCCACAAAATGA
- a CDS encoding SGNH/GDSL hydrolase family protein produces the protein MKKVGKVLLIIALILVLLLALAYGALQGLLGHGPFRFLNTMYLKGLPGNAEIYRPENVAPVENSPLSGMNLCFLGSSVTLGATSLETSFAEYIAVRNNCTYVKEAVGGTTLADNDKTSYIQRMLHNIDPNAQFDAFICQLSTNDASNAIPLGEISSSRNLEDFDTKTVLGALEYIIVYADTTWHCPVVFYTGTQYDSPAYGKMVEQLLKLQEKYEIGVIDLWNDAEMNQVSEEDYKLYMFDGIHPTQAGYLNWWTPKMEAYLYDYLGQ, from the coding sequence ATGAAAAAAGTAGGAAAAGTCCTTTTGATCATTGCTCTGATCCTGGTTCTGCTATTAGCGCTGGCTTATGGTGCTCTGCAAGGTCTTTTGGGCCATGGGCCGTTCCGCTTCCTGAACACGATGTACCTCAAAGGCTTGCCCGGCAACGCCGAGATCTACCGCCCCGAAAACGTGGCGCCGGTGGAGAACAGCCCGTTGAGCGGTATGAACCTGTGCTTTTTGGGGTCCTCGGTGACCTTGGGGGCTACCTCGCTGGAAACCTCCTTTGCGGAGTACATTGCCGTTCGCAACAACTGCACCTATGTCAAAGAGGCTGTCGGCGGCACCACATTGGCCGACAACGACAAGACCTCCTACATCCAGCGGATGCTGCACAATATCGACCCCAACGCACAGTTTGATGCGTTCATCTGCCAGCTTTCCACCAACGATGCAAGCAACGCGATCCCGCTGGGGGAAATCAGCAGTTCCCGCAATTTGGAGGACTTTGACACCAAAACCGTCCTTGGCGCGCTCGAATACATCATCGTATATGCCGACACCACATGGCATTGCCCGGTGGTGTTCTATACGGGCACCCAGTACGACAGCCCCGCCTACGGCAAGATGGTGGAGCAGCTGCTGAAGTTGCAGGAAAAGTATGAGATCGGGGTCATCGACCTGTGGAATGATGCCGAGATGAATCAAGTTTCTGAGGAAGATTACAAGCTCTATATGTTCGACGGCATCCATCCCACGCAGGCTGGCTACCTGAACTGGTGGACCCCCAAGATGGAGGCGTACCTGTACGATTATCTGGGCCAATAA
- a CDS encoding DUF3846 domain-containing protein, protein MNKLRTLQQLVGGDMQAVYPWSKDDVALICNDSGKVDGLPLNRCIEDYDVIAGNFFICGFSGEEFCSLTDKQLRHYEKLFRDPELFLPTPIGIMPMKCTPDQYRRLMQERSAANRGER, encoded by the coding sequence ATGAATAAGCTGCGCACTCTTCAGCAGCTTGTCGGTGGGGATATGCAAGCCGTATACCCATGGTCAAAGGACGATGTGGCGCTTATCTGCAACGATTCGGGCAAGGTGGACGGTCTGCCGCTGAACCGTTGCATTGAGGACTACGATGTTATCGCGGGCAATTTCTTCATCTGCGGTTTTTCCGGGGAGGAATTTTGCAGCCTGACCGACAAGCAGCTCCGACACTACGAAAAGCTGTTTCGTGACCCGGAGCTGTTCTTGCCGACCCCCATTGGCATTATGCCGATGAAATGCACCCCTGACCAGTACAGACGCCTGATGCAGGAGCGCAGCGCCGCCAATCGTGGGGAGCGTTGA
- a CDS encoding alpha/beta hydrolase, producing MKIVCGALAALLFCVAGAIWYVYQKKAVFLPALFGLCGFPKIKESCYYDGSGHFRPATKEDKVGFFMQHPIFGGFYHMFFNLEDNALKAIAPAKYKDFMQAQGRAEQTDTALDAFNYLTGLVEKGQAKLVSGLYPQEAMKDHPDRSHLTGMFYYGQPGKPFAIVVPGGGFISNVTDCEGYPIAMELHKMGYSVFVLSYPIGKQLGETEPLKQGQAAAKELTQAIRYLTNHQKELAICMDDYAIFGFSAGGLMTTAYSFASYADCCHNHHLPRPKAIFPMYGLDWNIKALPEDQGLAVFSIAGRQDEFGFANVEAQLPALEKTLGRENVSVKIIDGLGHGFGIGSETKVKNWLQEAVVFWEAHR from the coding sequence ATGAAAATCGTTTGTGGGGCATTGGCCGCTCTTTTGTTCTGTGTGGCAGGCGCGATTTGGTATGTGTATCAAAAAAAGGCGGTGTTTCTGCCGGCACTTTTCGGCTTATGCGGCTTCCCCAAGATAAAGGAAAGCTGTTATTATGATGGAAGCGGCCACTTCCGACCGGCAACCAAGGAGGACAAGGTCGGTTTTTTTATGCAGCATCCAATCTTTGGCGGCTTTTATCATATGTTCTTCAATCTGGAGGATAACGCGCTAAAAGCCATTGCCCCTGCAAAGTACAAGGATTTCATGCAGGCACAGGGCCGTGCGGAACAGACCGACACCGCGCTGGATGCGTTCAATTATCTGACGGGCCTTGTGGAGAAGGGACAAGCCAAATTGGTGTCCGGCCTGTACCCGCAGGAAGCCATGAAGGACCATCCCGATCGAAGCCATCTGACGGGAATGTTTTACTACGGGCAGCCGGGCAAGCCATTTGCCATTGTGGTTCCCGGGGGCGGTTTCATTTCTAATGTGACGGATTGCGAGGGATACCCCATCGCGATGGAACTGCATAAAATGGGATATTCCGTCTTTGTCCTCAGCTATCCGATCGGCAAGCAACTGGGCGAAACAGAGCCGTTGAAGCAGGGGCAGGCAGCTGCTAAGGAACTGACACAGGCGATCCGTTATCTGACGAACCATCAAAAGGAACTTGCGATCTGTATGGATGATTATGCCATCTTCGGGTTCTCGGCCGGGGGACTTATGACGACAGCCTATTCTTTTGCAAGCTATGCCGATTGCTGCCACAATCATCACCTGCCAAGGCCGAAGGCAATTTTTCCTATGTACGGACTGGATTGGAATATCAAAGCACTCCCGGAGGATCAAGGTTTGGCCGTGTTTTCCATCGCAGGGCGTCAGGATGAGTTCGGCTTTGCCAACGTAGAAGCACAGCTTCCGGCGTTGGAAAAAACACTGGGCAGAGAAAATGTGAGCGTCAAAATCATTGACGGTCTGGGGCATGGCTTTGGCATTGGGTCAGAAACCAAAGTGAAAAACTGGCTTCAGGAAGCAGTTGTCTTTTGGGAAGCGCACAGATAA
- a CDS encoding peptidoglycan DD-metalloendopeptidase family protein translates to MEYKSKRLIRAALQKAEAKRKQTVRQAESAADTEQQTPEEYAQTVVSEKAAHAAENLQSKVLDTGRISYRQFRILQEKRQRVPTTHVAQPAETENTPLGQSADKRETFKRQRFRQKALDKREIKTPDSYRDKMQTLKRQHLTRETVRRHLQKQAGGTVLGSGVRLPDTVPVFSGGGIKQAALGRVRTLLQAAWLRLKAILTRTIRRAAGSLMALLGAGGVVLLLAMVIGAAAAVIGSPMGILFADESGDPNSIRIAEIVAETNTDFGTAINDIVSAHPECSETTMEYDYEDGHTWASYWPEVLAVFAVQNNLNNDGDVVVIDESKKRLIQDTFWAMHEISAEVEEITATPEPTEDEPDPEPVTEYVLHITVSSKSVDALADLYRFTQDQRDILHQLLSEEMRPSLLALCGGIAVADGALCWPLPGHTYISCHFGEVDAFGNAGHRGTDIPAPEGTPILAAHSGTVLISGWNDSYGNQVLLDNGAGLSTRYAHMTQTAVTAGEAVTAGQVIGYVGNTGDSTGNHLHFEVMQNGVRMNPLELVFGQ, encoded by the coding sequence ATGGAGTATAAGAGCAAGCGGCTGATACGCGCGGCATTGCAAAAAGCTGAAGCCAAGCGAAAGCAGACAGTGCGGCAGGCGGAATCGGCAGCAGATACCGAGCAGCAGACGCCGGAAGAATACGCCCAGACGGTTGTTTCCGAAAAAGCTGCACACGCGGCAGAGAACTTGCAAAGCAAGGTGCTGGACACAGGACGAATCAGCTACCGTCAATTTCGGATTTTGCAGGAAAAGCGCCAGCGTGTGCCAACCACACACGTTGCCCAGCCCGCTGAAACAGAAAATACCCCCTTGGGGCAATCCGCTGACAAGAGAGAAACCTTCAAGCGCCAGCGCTTTCGGCAAAAGGCGCTGGATAAGCGGGAAATCAAAACGCCCGATTCCTACCGTGACAAAATGCAGACACTGAAACGCCAACACCTCACGCGCGAAACGGTGCGTCGCCATCTGCAAAAGCAGGCGGGCGGCACGGTGCTTGGCAGCGGCGTCAGACTGCCCGACACAGTTCCTGTCTTTTCCGGTGGAGGCATCAAGCAAGCCGCGCTGGGCAGAGTTCGCACGTTGCTACAAGCTGCGTGGCTGCGGCTGAAAGCGATACTGACGCGCACGATACGGCGTGCAGCCGGTTCGCTGATGGCGCTGCTTGGCGCGGGCGGCGTGGTGCTGTTGCTGGCGATGGTCATAGGCGCGGCCGCGGCGGTCATCGGCTCACCGATGGGCATTTTGTTTGCCGATGAATCTGGCGACCCGAACAGCATCCGCATTGCCGAAATCGTTGCCGAAACCAATACAGACTTTGGCACAGCGATCAACGACATTGTGTCGGCGCATCCGGAATGCAGCGAAACCACGATGGAATACGACTACGAGGACGGTCACACTTGGGCGAGCTACTGGCCCGAAGTGCTGGCCGTCTTTGCTGTACAGAACAACCTGAACAATGACGGCGATGTGGTCGTCATTGACGAAAGCAAGAAGCGGTTGATTCAGGACACCTTTTGGGCGATGCACGAAATAAGCGCCGAGGTGGAGGAAATAACCGCCACGCCGGAACCGACCGAAGACGAACCCGACCCGGAGCCGGTCACGGAGTACGTTCTGCACATCACGGTCAGCAGCAAATCGGTGGACGCGCTGGCAGATTTGTACCGCTTTACGCAAGACCAGCGGGACATTTTGCACCAGCTGCTTTCCGAGGAAATGCGCCCCAGTCTGCTTGCCCTGTGCGGTGGGATTGCCGTTGCCGATGGCGCGCTGTGCTGGCCGCTGCCGGGACATACTTATATATCCTGCCACTTCGGGGAAGTGGACGCTTTCGGCAATGCCGGGCATCGCGGCACAGATATTCCTGCACCGGAGGGAACACCCATCTTGGCTGCCCACAGCGGCACGGTGCTAATCAGCGGCTGGAACGACAGCTACGGCAATCAGGTGTTGCTGGATAACGGCGCAGGCTTGTCCACGCGGTACGCCCACATGACGCAAACTGCCGTTACCGCAGGGGAAGCGGTAACGGCAGGGCAGGTTATAGGTTATGTAGGCAATACCGGCGACAGTACTGGGAATCATCTGCATTTTGAGGTTATGCAAAATGGCGTGAGAATGAACCCCTTGGAGTTAGTGTTCGGACAGTAA
- a CDS encoding helix-turn-helix domain-containing protein: MLQVAEYENFVRKRITQLRHRLHVSEHKMSLDLGKSGSYMRSISIGKAMPSMHEFLRICEYLGVTPQEFFTGAGDESDRINIFNRLQDLDDGDIQKLQIILDWIEEK; this comes from the coding sequence TTGCTTCAGGTAGCCGAATATGAGAATTTTGTCCGTAAGCGCATCACGCAGCTGCGCCATCGCCTTCATGTTTCTGAACATAAAATGAGCCTTGACCTTGGCAAAAGCGGCAGCTATATGCGCAGTATTTCGATCGGCAAGGCAATGCCCTCAATGCACGAATTCCTGCGCATCTGTGAATACCTCGGCGTAACCCCGCAGGAATTCTTTACCGGTGCCGGGGACGAATCCGACCGTATCAACATTTTTAACCGACTGCAAGACCTCGATGACGGTGACATACAGAAATTGCAGATAATCCTTGATTGGATAGAAGAAAAGTAA
- a CDS encoding glycoside hydrolase family 78 protein gives MGEIYAAKTNHITNPVGYALKPLVFSWKVKGCKGQEQRHARIMISKEPTFTTLCFDTGEAALDSRAARVEFDPQPCTRYYWKVLVATDAAETIESDVQFFETAKMEEPWTAQWITCDSSQQRHPIFSKRISPTRAVARARLYICGLGLYEAYFLGETSKVSSKIGDEYLTPYCNNYAQWIQYQTYDVTEQVSEGGMLSILLGNGWYKGRFGFSDPERKEYYGSEWKLIAEIHIAYQDGTNEVVGTDETWSVKRSNLWFSNIYDGERRDDTLPPTPECCARIAQAPKGRLMERLSIPVKAQMLRKPVALIHTPRGEEVFDLGQEITGIFQLRVREPAGTTIRIQTGEVLQDGCFYNENLRTALSEYIYVSDGKEKTIVPHFTYYGYRYVKVSGVSNLSCEDFTAIVLHSDYESIGNVKTGNALVNQLISNVEWGMRGNFLDVPTDCPQRDERMGWTGDTQVFSATASYLADSFAFYRKYLYDLYQEQLLAGGMVPEVVPTFGPSKCSCAWGDAACIIPWNVYLFSGDKTILENQIESMKAWVDYIRKIDGNHHGWRQVFHYGDWLALDRAGAVANSVYGATDEAYIADIYYAASAQIVAKAAAVLGLEETRQNYQAIADRQWQVVKEEYFTATGRCAVKTQTGLVLALKYHLSDNERLTEQMLRKLLRDNKNKLNTGFVGTPLLCNVLTEHGMTDLAYRLLLNEEYPGWLHEVKLGATTVWERWNSLDENGRISSTGMNSLNHYSYGAVLEWIFRHVAGIDVTEQGPGGKMMRISPKVDHKLGSASAVYDSASGCYRCGWQIENGDQITVTITVPFGAKAQVILPYAPDSVYHDTDNPLFETVENGICCVKAGQYTVTYKAASPLKKSYSVDSTLEDLLAEPAIRAFLSNMMEVDMIPDLAYGLTLRQAAEAFAGGVSAEQAQRLNVLLEEF, from the coding sequence ATGGGCGAGATTTATGCTGCAAAAACCAATCACATCACAAACCCTGTAGGCTATGCTCTGAAGCCGCTGGTGTTTTCGTGGAAGGTAAAAGGGTGCAAAGGGCAGGAACAGCGCCACGCAAGGATCATGATCAGCAAAGAGCCGACCTTTACCACGCTTTGCTTCGATACGGGAGAGGCCGCACTTGACAGCCGCGCCGCAAGGGTAGAATTTGATCCACAACCCTGCACAAGATATTACTGGAAAGTCCTTGTGGCAACGGATGCCGCAGAAACGATCGAGTCCGACGTGCAGTTTTTTGAGACCGCCAAAATGGAGGAGCCATGGACAGCCCAGTGGATCACCTGTGACAGCAGCCAGCAACGTCATCCGATTTTTTCCAAGCGGATCAGCCCGACCCGGGCAGTTGCACGCGCAAGGCTGTATATTTGCGGTCTGGGATTGTACGAAGCATATTTTCTGGGGGAAACCAGCAAAGTATCGAGCAAAATCGGCGACGAGTATTTAACGCCGTACTGTAACAATTATGCACAGTGGATTCAGTACCAGACTTATGATGTTACGGAGCAGGTATCAGAAGGTGGTATGCTGTCGATCCTGCTGGGAAACGGCTGGTACAAAGGGCGGTTCGGATTCAGCGATCCTGAGCGGAAAGAATACTATGGAAGTGAATGGAAGCTGATCGCGGAGATTCACATTGCGTACCAAGATGGCACAAACGAGGTGGTCGGCACCGATGAGACTTGGTCGGTAAAACGAAGCAACCTGTGGTTCTCCAACATTTATGACGGCGAACGGCGGGATGATACCTTGCCGCCTACCCCGGAATGCTGCGCACGGATCGCACAGGCACCGAAGGGGCGGCTTATGGAACGGCTGTCTATCCCGGTCAAGGCACAAATGCTGCGGAAGCCGGTGGCGTTGATCCATACGCCGCGCGGTGAAGAAGTATTCGATTTGGGGCAGGAAATCACAGGAATTTTCCAACTGCGTGTGCGGGAACCGGCGGGGACAACGATTCGCATTCAAACCGGCGAGGTGCTTCAAGATGGGTGTTTCTATAACGAAAACCTGAGAACGGCACTTTCGGAATATATCTATGTCTCAGATGGAAAAGAAAAAACCATTGTTCCCCATTTTACATACTACGGCTACCGTTATGTAAAGGTCAGCGGTGTTTCCAACCTGTCATGCGAGGATTTTACAGCCATCGTGCTGCACAGCGATTACGAGAGCATCGGCAACGTGAAAACGGGCAATGCGCTGGTAAATCAACTGATCTCTAATGTAGAATGGGGCATGAGGGGAAACTTTCTCGATGTGCCAACCGATTGCCCGCAACGCGATGAGCGAATGGGCTGGACCGGCGATACGCAGGTCTTTTCCGCAACGGCAAGCTATCTGGCCGATTCGTTTGCCTTCTATCGGAAATATTTATACGATCTGTATCAGGAACAGCTCTTGGCTGGCGGTATGGTCCCCGAGGTCGTCCCCACATTCGGACCGAGCAAGTGTTCCTGCGCATGGGGCGATGCTGCGTGTATCATTCCGTGGAATGTATATTTGTTCAGCGGTGACAAAACGATCCTTGAAAACCAGATCGAGAGCATGAAAGCATGGGTCGATTATATCCGCAAGATCGACGGCAATCACCATGGATGGAGACAGGTTTTTCATTACGGAGACTGGCTGGCGCTTGACCGTGCCGGGGCCGTTGCAAACAGCGTTTACGGGGCGACGGACGAAGCCTACATCGCTGACATCTACTATGCGGCAAGTGCCCAGATCGTTGCCAAAGCGGCCGCAGTTCTCGGTCTGGAAGAAACAAGACAGAACTACCAGGCCATCGCCGACCGCCAGTGGCAGGTGGTGAAGGAAGAATATTTTACCGCTACCGGCAGATGTGCCGTGAAAACGCAGACAGGGCTCGTCCTTGCACTGAAATACCATTTGTCGGACAATGAACGTCTGACGGAGCAGATGCTCCGAAAACTCCTTCGGGACAACAAAAATAAGCTGAACACCGGCTTTGTGGGGACCCCGCTGCTGTGTAACGTCCTGACCGAGCATGGCATGACGGATTTGGCTTATCGGCTGCTCCTGAACGAGGAGTACCCGGGCTGGCTCCACGAAGTAAAGTTGGGGGCCACAACGGTGTGGGAGCGCTGGAACTCGCTGGATGAAAACGGTCGCATTTCCAGCACCGGGATGAACAGCCTGAATCATTATTCCTATGGCGCTGTATTGGAGTGGATCTTCCGCCATGTAGCCGGGATCGATGTGACGGAGCAAGGCCCGGGCGGCAAGATGATGCGCATCAGCCCCAAGGTGGATCACAAGTTGGGCTCGGCAAGCGCGGTTTACGATTCGGCCAGCGGGTGCTATCGCTGTGGGTGGCAGATCGAAAACGGCGACCAAATCACAGTCACCATCACCGTTCCGTTCGGTGCAAAGGCGCAGGTGATCCTTCCGTATGCGCCAGACTCCGTATACCACGATACGGATAACCCTTTGTTTGAAACGGTGGAAAACGGGATCTGCTGCGTAAAGGCCGGGCAATATACGGTCACCTACAAGGCCGCAAGCCCCTTGAAAAAAAGCTACAGCGTAGACTCCACGCTGGAAGACTTGTTGGCTGAGCCGGCGATCAGGGCGTTCCTTTCCAATATGATGGAGGTGGATATGATCCCGGATCTTGCGTATGGGCTTACGCTGCGGCAGGCCGCAGAAGCTTTCGCGGGCGGGGTGAGCGCGGAGCAAGCACAACGTCTCAACGTATTGCTGGAAGAATTTTGA
- a CDS encoding MFS transporter — protein MENAVTKKEKFSYGMYFMGQNVFYGLIGYMTTYFTDVGITAALVAVVALITKVWDAINDPIFGMIMDKVHFKKGKFLPWLRISVIAIPVSTILLFVIPTGIPLVAKLIWATLAYMLWDTAYTLCDVPIFGIVTTMTLDQKERVSLNSIGRIFAIFAGIVTGILLPLVRQSLGGWATTVIVLSILSAAMMIPMCLFAKERVIEREKARDGGAEENYTLRDMVECLRSNKYLLIFFAAPLISSLLNVGATWGLYIARYCLGGEEIASFVSMAVIVPTLIGAAIAVQLCKKYDKFKIFYFSYMFALILGIVRYIAGYENMMVYVILNALGGFPLGIAAILQYQFTPDCYEYGQYKTGLKMRGVTFAAQTFFTKLNGAIATAASVFALTLIGFKEGEGVIQAAGFADKLWTFSCLGSIIGGICTLLILHLYKLNDHDVQLMSKCNNGEITREEAEAQMINRY, from the coding sequence ATGGAAAACGCTGTTACCAAAAAGGAAAAATTCAGCTACGGTATGTATTTTATGGGCCAGAACGTATTCTACGGCCTGATTGGATACATGACCACTTATTTCACGGATGTCGGCATCACGGCGGCTTTGGTTGCGGTCGTGGCACTGATCACAAAAGTATGGGATGCCATCAACGATCCCATCTTCGGCATGATCATGGATAAGGTGCATTTTAAGAAAGGAAAATTTCTCCCCTGGCTCCGAATTTCTGTCATCGCGATCCCGGTCTCTACCATTCTTCTTTTCGTGATCCCTACGGGCATCCCGTTGGTGGCCAAGCTCATCTGGGCGACCCTTGCCTATATGCTGTGGGATACGGCCTATACGCTTTGCGATGTGCCGATTTTTGGCATTGTCACTACAATGACGCTTGACCAGAAAGAGCGCGTGTCCCTGAACAGCATCGGAAGAATTTTTGCAATTTTTGCCGGCATTGTGACCGGCATCCTTTTGCCACTGGTCCGGCAGAGTTTGGGCGGCTGGGCTACGACTGTGATCGTGTTGTCCATTTTGTCCGCTGCCATGATGATCCCGATGTGTCTGTTTGCAAAAGAGCGCGTGATCGAAAGAGAAAAAGCACGGGATGGAGGAGCCGAGGAAAACTATACGCTGCGCGATATGGTCGAATGCCTGCGTTCCAATAAATACCTGTTGATTTTCTTTGCTGCTCCTCTTATCAGCAGTCTGCTCAATGTTGGTGCCACCTGGGGGTTATACATTGCCCGGTATTGCCTCGGCGGCGAAGAAATTGCTTCCTTTGTCTCGATGGCGGTGATCGTTCCGACACTGATCGGTGCGGCGATTGCTGTACAACTATGCAAGAAATATGACAAATTCAAAATTTTCTATTTCTCCTATATGTTTGCTTTGATTTTGGGCATCGTTCGCTACATAGCCGGATATGAGAACATGATGGTCTATGTGATCCTAAACGCACTGGGTGGATTTCCGCTGGGCATCGCCGCGATCCTGCAATACCAATTCACCCCCGATTGTTATGAGTACGGGCAGTACAAAACCGGACTGAAAATGCGTGGCGTTACTTTTGCGGCGCAGACGTTCTTTACCAAACTGAACGGTGCGATCGCAACCGCCGCCAGCGTTTTTGCCCTGACTCTGATCGGTTTCAAAGAAGGTGAGGGCGTCATTCAGGCGGCAGGATTTGCCGATAAATTGTGGACCTTCAGCTGCCTTGGCAGCATCATTGGGGGAATCTGCACGCTGCTCATCCTGCACCTGTACAAACTCAACGACCATGATGTTCAGCTCATGTCCAAGTGCAACAATGGTGAGATCACCCGCGAGGAAGCGGAAGCACAGATGATCAATCGGTACTAA